A single Caretta caretta isolate rCarCar2 chromosome 2, rCarCar1.hap1, whole genome shotgun sequence DNA region contains:
- the CCDC127 gene encoding coiled-coil domain-containing protein 127, translating to MNNLNDPPNWNIQPNPRENGGDGNKWNYALLVPMLGLAAFRWIWSRESQKEIEKEKKEYYRRLTSVQRDLESKYRDTITENRRTVAHLELELEKEHNRTLSYREALISQSRKLVEERRVLEQEHEKLEQEKQVLRRSGAAGALYQSCLAKEAQWQKRANIVIKEFEEALLERQDIYCSFVLPRNQRLEIEKNLLVRAATDPVAVDIEMENGLKDIFKYDTYCGNVLNTNKRQNGRLMWLYLRYWELTVELKKFKRVEKALLEK from the exons ATGAATAATTTAAATGATCCTCCAAACTGGAATATCCAGCCTAATCCAAGGGAAAATGGtggtgatggaaacaaatggaatTATGCTTTGTTGGTTCCAATGCTGGGATTGGCTGCATTTC GTTGGATCTGGTCCAGAGAGTCTCAGAAAgagatagaaaaagaaaaaaaagaatattaCAGAAGACTAACATCTGTACAAAGAGATCTTGAATCAAAATATCGTGACACAATCACAGAAAATCGCCGCACAGTTGCTCACTTGGAGTTGGAGCTTGAAAAGGAACACAACAGAACCCTGAGTTATCGTGAAGCCCTAATCTCCCAGAGTCGCAAATTAGTAGAAGAAAGAAGAGTTCTAGAACAGGAACACGAAAAGTTGGAGCAAGAAAAGCAGGTTCTGCGGCGCTCAGGGGCAGCAGGTGCCTTGTACCAGAGTTGTCTTGCAAAAGAAGCACAATGGCAAAAGAGAGCTAATATTGTaataaaagaatttgaagaagcaCTTTTAGAAAGACAAGATATCTATTGCAGTTTTGTGCTGCCCAGAAACCAGCGACTAGAAATAGAGAAAAATTTGCTAGTTAGAGCTGCAACTGATCCTGTTGCTGTGGATATAGAAATGGAAAACggtttaaaagatatttttaagtatGATACATATTGTGGTAATGTGCTGAACACAAACAAGCGTCAAAATGGAAGACTAATGTGGCTTTATCTCAGATATTGGGAACTAACTGTTGAATTAAAAAAGTTCAAGAGGGTAGAGAAGGCCCTGTTGGAAAAATGA